A single window of Bacillus spongiae DNA harbors:
- a CDS encoding lipoate--protein ligase family protein — protein sequence MDSNKQMTLLQQQKWRVIDQTSLGPMFGALQSFAMDDTLCTSVGVGDSAPTARAWVHHDTIVLGITDTKLPYLQNGLAELEKEGYQYIVRNSGGLAVVLDEGVLNISLIFPDTEKGIDIDRGYDAMHQLIVYMFKDFAVNIEAKEIVGSYCPGSYDLSINGRKFAGISQRRVRGGVAVQVYLCVTGSGSKRAEVIQRFYEEGSKGIKTKFEYPSIRPEVMASLTELLGVKLSIQDVMLRFLTTLKSVSEMLLPTTLEGEELVLYEQYYHRVVDRNSKALTI from the coding sequence ATGGATTCGAATAAACAAATGACATTACTACAGCAACAAAAGTGGCGAGTGATTGACCAAACGAGCTTAGGACCGATGTTCGGTGCACTTCAGTCTTTTGCGATGGACGATACACTTTGTACTTCTGTGGGTGTAGGGGATTCAGCACCAACGGCAAGGGCATGGGTCCATCACGATACAATTGTCCTAGGCATTACGGATACGAAACTTCCATATTTACAGAATGGTCTAGCTGAGCTAGAAAAAGAAGGCTACCAATACATCGTACGTAACTCAGGTGGCTTAGCTGTTGTTTTAGATGAAGGAGTGCTAAATATTTCACTTATTTTCCCAGATACGGAAAAAGGGATTGATATTGATCGTGGATATGATGCAATGCATCAACTTATTGTATACATGTTCAAGGACTTTGCTGTAAATATTGAAGCAAAAGAAATTGTCGGCTCGTATTGCCCAGGGAGCTATGATTTAAGCATTAATGGACGTAAATTTGCAGGTATATCTCAACGTAGAGTTCGAGGTGGTGTTGCAGTTCAAGTTTATTTATGTGTAACAGGAAGCGGAAGTAAGCGTGCAGAAGTTATTCAACGCTTCTATGAAGAAGGAAGTAAAGGAATAAAGACCAAATTTGAATACCCTTCAATTCGTCCAGAAGTTATGGCTTCTTTAACAGAACTGCTAGGGGTAAAGTTAAGTATACAGGACGTCATGCTTCGCTTTCTCACAACATTAAAAAGTGTTAGTGAAATGCTACTGCCTACAACTCTAGAAGGAGAAGAACTTGTCCTTTACGAGCAATACTATCATCGAGTAGTGGATCGTAATTCGAAAGCATTAACCATATAA